The Gemmatimonadales bacterium genome window below encodes:
- the aceA gene encoding isocitrate lyase codes for MSSTNGKGNRWAGITRPYTDADVTRLRGSVRVEHTLARLGAERLWDLLHTTEYVQSLGAVTGNQAMQQVRAGLPAVYCSGWQVAADGNDACSMYPDQSLYPVNSVPMMVRRINNALQRADQIEYAEGKPSKTHWFAPIVADAEAGFGGALNAFELMKAMIEAGAAGVHFEDQLSSEKKCGHLGGKVLVPTSQFIRTLVAARLAADVSDVPTILIARTDADSATLITSDADPRDRPFIKDEPRTPEGFFHIRNGVEMAIARAIEYAPYADMLWCETSTPDLDEARQFAEGVHAKFPGKLLTYNCSPSFNWEKHLDKPTIAKFQRELAEMGYKFQFVTLAGFHSINHSMFELARAYRERAMSAYSELQQAEFASEAHGYTATKHQREVGAGYFDAVAQVVSAGQSSTLALEGSTETAQFI; via the coding sequence ATGTCTTCGACCAATGGCAAAGGCAACCGCTGGGCCGGCATCACGCGCCCGTATACTGACGCCGATGTCACCCGTCTCCGCGGCAGCGTGCGCGTGGAACACACCCTGGCCCGCCTCGGCGCCGAGCGGCTCTGGGATTTGTTGCACACAACGGAATACGTGCAGTCGCTGGGCGCCGTGACCGGCAACCAGGCGATGCAGCAGGTCCGGGCGGGGCTGCCGGCTGTCTATTGCTCCGGCTGGCAGGTGGCGGCCGACGGGAACGACGCCTGCTCGATGTATCCCGACCAGAGCCTCTACCCGGTGAACTCGGTCCCGATGATGGTGCGGCGGATCAACAACGCACTGCAGCGGGCTGACCAGATCGAGTACGCCGAGGGGAAGCCGAGCAAGACGCACTGGTTTGCGCCGATCGTGGCGGACGCGGAGGCGGGGTTCGGCGGCGCGTTGAACGCCTTCGAATTGATGAAGGCGATGATCGAGGCGGGGGCGGCCGGCGTGCACTTCGAGGACCAGCTGAGCTCCGAGAAGAAGTGCGGCCACCTCGGCGGCAAGGTGCTGGTACCGACCAGCCAGTTCATCCGGACGCTGGTAGCCGCGCGGCTCGCCGCCGACGTGTCCGACGTGCCGACGATTCTCATTGCGCGCACCGACGCCGACTCCGCCACGCTGATCACCAGCGACGCCGACCCGCGCGACCGCCCCTTCATCAAGGACGAGCCGCGGACCCCGGAAGGATTCTTCCATATCCGGAACGGCGTCGAGATGGCCATTGCACGGGCCATCGAATACGCCCCGTACGCCGACATGCTGTGGTGTGAGACCTCGACGCCGGACCTGGATGAGGCACGGCAGTTCGCCGAGGGCGTCCATGCCAAGTTCCCCGGCAAGTTGCTGACCTACAACTGCAGCCCGTCGTTCAACTGGGAGAAGCATCTCGACAAGCCGACCATCGCCAAGTTCCAGCGGGAACTGGCCGAGATGGGCTACAAGTTCCAGTTCGTGACCTTGGCCGGGTTCCACTCCATCAACCACTCGATGTTCGAGCTGGCGCGAGCGTACCGGGAGCGGGCAATGTCGGCCTATTCGGAGTTGCAGCAAGCCGAGTTCGCCTCCGAAGCCCACGGGTACACGGCCACCAAGCACCAGCGGGAGGTGGGCGCCGGGTATTTCGACGCCGTGGCGCAGGTGGTGTCGGCGGGCCAGAGCTCGACGCTGGCGCTGGAGGGGAGCACGGAGACGGCACAGTTCATCTAG